Proteins encoded in a region of the Canis lupus dingo isolate Sandy chromosome 17, ASM325472v2, whole genome shotgun sequence genome:
- the FBLN7 gene encoding fibulin-7 isoform X3: MKSRLAALHNSVNRVGPGAPPVSCPALNAPPDGRKFGSKYLVDHEVHFTCNPGFQLVGPSSVVCLSNGTWSGEQPHCQGISGCSSEPCQNGGTCVEGVNEYKCICPPGRTGSRCQHQAQTDRQNGSSFQMLPSHPVKSVVSETNPQSCATRYLTDAAPDGGVPGDPSFSRAPRCAQVERAQHCSCEAGFQLSGAAGGSVCQDVNECELYGQEGRPRLCMHTCVNTPGSYRCACPSGYRMLADGKSCEDVDECVSPQLMCPRGTMCINTGGSFQCVSPECPEGSGNVSYVKTSPFQCERNPCPMDSRPCRHLPKTISFHYLSLPSNLKTPITLFRMATASAPGRPGPNSLRFGIVGGNSRGHFVMQRSDRQTGELILVQTLEGPQTLEVDVDMSEYLDRTFQANHVSKVTIFVSPYDF, encoded by the exons TGTCCTGCCCTGCTCTGAACGCCCCTCCCGATGGCAGAAAGTTTGGAAGCAAGTACTTAGTGGATCATGAAGTCCATTTTACCTGCAACCCTGGGTTCCAGCTGGTTGGGCCCAGCAGCGTGGTGTGTCTTTCCAACGGCACCTGGTCAGGGGAGCAGCCCCACTGTCAAG GCATCAGCGGATGCTCCAGCGAGCCTTGTCAGAATGGTGGAACATGTGTAGAAGGAGTCAATGAGTACAAATGCATCTGTCCTCCAGGGAGGACTGGGAGCCGTTGTCAGCACCAGGCCCAGACAG ATCGACAGAATGGCTCTTCATTTCAAATGCTTCCCTCACACCCTGTAAAGTCTGTAGTTAGTGAAACTAACCCTCAGAGCTGTGCAACTAGATATTTGACTGATG CGGCCCCCGACGGCGGCGTGCCCGGCGACCCCTCGTTCAGCCGCGCGCCGCGCTGCGCGCAGGTGGAGAGGGCGCAGCACTGCAGCTGCGAGGCGGGATTCCAGCTgagcggcgcggcgggcggcagCGTCTGCCAGG ATGTGAATGAATGTGAGCTCTACGGGCAGGAGGGACGCCCCCGGCTCTGCATGCACACCTGTGTGAACACCCCAGGTTCCTATCGCTGTGCCTGCCCCAGCGGGTACCGGATGCTGGCTGATGGGAAGAGTTGTGAGG ATGTTGATGAATGTGTGAGCCCACAGCTCATGTGCCCCCGGGGGACCATGTGCATCAACACCGGTGGAAGCTTCCAGTGCGTTAGCCCAGAATGCCCTGAGGGCAGTGGCAACGTGAGCTACGTGAAGACTTCTCCATT CCAGTGTGAGCGAAACCCCTGCCCCATGGACAGCAGACCATGCCGGCACTTGCCCAAGACCATCTCCTTCCATTACCTTTCTCTGCCCTCCAACCTGAAGACACCCATCACACTCTTCCGCATGGCTACAGCCTCTGCCCCCGGCCGACCTGGACCCAACAGCCTGCGGTTTGGGATTGTGGGTGGGAACAGCCGGGGACACTTCGTGATGCAGCGCTCTGACCGGCAGACGGGGGAGCTGATCCTCGTCCAGACCCTGGAGGGGCCTCAGACGCTAGAGGTGGATGTCGACATGTCGGAATACCTGGACCGCACCTTCCAAGCCAACCACGTGTCCAAGGTCACCATCTTTGTGTCCCCTTATGACTTCTAG